Proteins encoded together in one Pangasianodon hypophthalmus isolate fPanHyp1 chromosome 18, fPanHyp1.pri, whole genome shotgun sequence window:
- the LOC113532312 gene encoding tetraspanin-8: MAKISPCFKWTFVFFNTLFAIFGIVIFVLGLVLQKYVEEVNGLYAAITLYVIGSVIFIFAVLGAYGAHKESKCALIVFFILMCLATAGMLRIAIPVAVSRVQIIATVSEYFNTELPLTKDKEQALNPLQAYFHCCGLRNGYKDWKDEVPESCNCVNADEQHDTCERINSNYLLQNIYMNRGLEGRRVWSQPCGPVIVKYLDKILTIMMSVFFCLAALAILGGLMSLSMIIRISAPAQAQLPSLSLSYQPPKYSEVVNY; the protein is encoded by the exons ATGGCGAAAATCAGTCCGTGTTTCAAGTGGACCTTCGTCTTCTTTAACACTCTTTTTGCA atctttgGGATTGTTATTTTCGTCTTGGGTCTGGTCCTGCAGAAATACGTCGAGGAG GTGAATGGCTTGTATGCAGCAATCACCTTGTATGTGATCGGTTCTGTCATTTTCATCTTCGCTGTCTTGGGGGCTTATGGCGCACACAAAGAGAGCAAGTGCGCTCTGATTGTG TTTTTCATCCTGATGTGTTTGGCGACTGCTGGCATGTTGCGTATCGCCATTCCAGTAGCAGTCTCACGCGTGCAG atCATCGCAACTGTCAGCGAATACTTTAACACTGAATTACCTTTGACTAAAGACAAGGAGCAGGCACTCAACCCCCTTCAAGcatat TTCCACTGCTGTGGACTGCGTAATGGCTACAAGGACTGGAAAGATGAAGTTCCTGAATCATGTAACTGCGTGAATGCAGATGAGCAGCATGACACGTGTGAGAGGATAAACTCAAACTATTTATTACAG AACATTTATATGAACCGTGGATTGGAAGGCCGAAGGGTCTGGTCACAG CCATGTGGACCTGTGATTGttaaatatttggacaaaatACTGACCATCATGATGAGTGTGTTTTTCTGCCTGGCAGCTCTGGCT atTCTGGGAGGTCTGATGTCTCTTTCGATGATCATCCGTATCAGCGCTCCTGCCCAAGCTCAgctgccatctctctctctttcataccAGCCACCAAAATACTCAGAGGTGGTTAATTATTAA